The Mya arenaria isolate MELC-2E11 chromosome 16, ASM2691426v1 genome includes a window with the following:
- the LOC128222500 gene encoding uncharacterized protein LOC128222500: MLGIRNRSFYKVAVLCSFLLCVFVVFKIEPKQDLKTLFMRPFQYVEAYLRNVKDEGNVNGQWTGKQAKVTDEENAPALHNKFKEEEHVKRSNNIRIFNITSNAIAYLNKCKRTSLRIPDGSNTPICIYEPKEDIFVSASILKTGWWEKGNVEKVWNLMKPVNDMQFLDIGCNIGAFAIAIAKLGRRVTAVDANIVNLKMLAASLRLGGLEKDVTLIWNGVSNETKYVYLRQARVNVGATMILKATEQHPEDRENTVITVRLDDMLSLFEPKPFFIKMDIEIHEAIALQGAVAFFKEFDVRYVLIEWMHFKNKSNGGQFILDFFIQRSFNPFVPWSQQGLEFKDAYTTWPGDVLWIRSN, translated from the coding sequence ATGCTCGGAATACGAAATCGTTCTTTTTACAAAGTAGCCGTGTTGTGTAGCTTCTTACTATGTGTGTTTGTAGTGTTCAAAATAGAACCCAAGCAGGATCTTAAAACCCTGTTTATGAGACCTTTTCAGTATGTGGAAGCCTATTTAAGGAATGTTAAAGATGAGGGAAATGTAAATGGACAATGGACTGGTAAACAAGCGAAAGTAACCGATGAAGAAAATGCTCCAGCATTACATAACAAATTCAAAGAAGAGGAACATGTTAAGAGGTCAAACAACATTCGAATTTTCAATATCACAAGCAATGCTATTGCTTAcctaaataaatgtaaaaggACTAGCCTTCGGATCCCAGATGGGTCAAATACTCCTATATGCATATACGAACCAAAGGAAGACATATTTGTATCGGCGTCAATTCTCAAAACAGGCTGGTGGGAGAAAGGAAACGTAGAGAAAGTCTGGAATTTAATGAAACCAGTCAATGATATGCAGTTTCTGGATATTGGATGTAATATTGGAGCATTTGCAATTGCAATTGCTAAGCTTGGAAGGCGTGTAACAGCAGTGGATGCAAACATAGTAAATTTAAAGATGCTAGCAGCATCTTTGCGACTTGGTGGGCTGGAGAAAGATGTCACTTTGATATGGAACGGTGTGtctaatgaaacaaaatatgtgtatcTCAGGCAAGCAAGAGTGAATGTTGGCGCGACAATGATATTAAAGGCAACAGAACAGCATCCAGAAGATCGCGAAAACACCGTTATAACAGTACGGTTAGATGACATGCTAAGCTTGTTTGAACCTAAGccctttttcattaaaatggaCATCGAAATCCACGAGGCTATAGCACTGCAAGGGGCTGTTGCTTTCTTCAAAGAGTTCGACGTCCGTTACGTTTTGATTGAATGGATGCATTTCAAGAACAAATCAAACGGTGGACAGTTTATCCTAGATTTCTTCATACAACGATCATTTAACCCCTTCGTGCCATGGAGCCAGCAAGGTCTCGAGTTTAAGGACGCCTACACTACTTGGCCAGGTGATGTCTTGTGGATCAGAAGTAATTAA